The stretch of DNA AGGGGACGAAGCATTGCTTTTGGATCAACGAATAACGGTTCCAGCCAAAGATGGAGTTTTGAAAAATTgcttatattgtagttataatgATCAGTTTCGTAGAGACGATGACTATAACCTACGGGAGGATGATAACGGCATTTGCGTCGTCAATATTCAGAACAATAATGAAGTTCAATTTTTCAACCATCTTACTGCTTCGTCGCCACTACCTTTCAAGGATGCTCGTTGGTTTATTCCCACTTTTGGTGGAAAATGAttactttaaatttatttacttatctTTTTGGTAAGGCTGAATGATTGATCTTGGTAAGgctgaatgatttttttttcctttctataAATTTATGGAACAAGAGTTTTGGTGATTTTAATCTATAGTTGTATGCGTTTCAAATCCAAAGTGTTTAACTAGAAATCATACTCAAAGATCTATTATAGTTTTAGAATATCTCAGAACACTAGAGAAATATGTTCATGGAGGACTTAACTAGAAAGCAAAGAATCCAATCTTAAAACCTTTGTAGATATCCTTAGCTCTTAATCTCAATCTAGATCAGTAGATAATGTTTGCACTTTTCTTTTCAGGTTTAAGATATAGTATGTTGcaacaaaattatataacaaaattttatgaaCATTGATATTTTGTTAAGAACAATACACAAATACTACTAAATTTACATAATTTGCTTTATTTATTgaagttttttcttttgataaaaaatatcatttgttGGAGTTGGTTAATGTTTATGTCAAGTTTGGTGCCAATCATCTTTCAGACTATTGGTACCGTGCCTAATATTTGTTGGTGCCTATGTTAAACCAGTTTAGCTCATAAATGACGATGAAAAATTAGAGTATGAATTTTGATTCATACGTCTATGTGatatttaaattgtttaatCATTTTGTAACATTTTGATTTCCCCTAGTATTGTTTTTGGAACTTGTAAACTTTTCTGACAATTGTTAAATATACGGGTGATAACAGAAAGAAACAATAAATAGAAACCCCTATTTGTTATTCAACAAACTAGTTCTCCATTAAACCATACaacactctctctcttcttcttgtctAGATTCCGAGAAAATTTACAGAGAGAAACAAAATGGCGTTGAAGAAGCTATTGATGATCTCCTTCTCTCTAACTTCTCTCCTCTTCTCACTCTTTTACATCATCCCCACGACCACCACTCTCTTCGCTTCTTCAAAGATCCCCACTACATCCCTTGAATCCAACCAAGACTTCAACTCTACGCTCCCCTGTTTCGCCTACCTAATCTCTGCCTCAAAAGGGGACGTTGATAAGCTCAAACGCCTCCTCAGATCTCTCTACCACCGTAGAAACCACTACTTGATCCACCTAGACCTCGAGGCCCCTGAGGAGGAGCATTTGGAGATGGCCAGGTTCGTGGCCGGAGAGCCTCTCTTTCAGCCCGAGGGTAATGTAATGATCGTAGGTAAACCGAATCTTGTTACTTACAGAGGACCAACGATGCTGGCGACGACGCTTCACGCAATGGCTTTGCTCTTGAGATGTTGTCGGTGGGACTGGTTCATTAATCTAAGTGCTTCTGATTATCCTCTAGTCACACAAGACGGTACGGTGAGTGTAcccttttatttaattttgactaACCAAATATATTTACGATCTATCCAATGTTTTCATCATTTCTTGCTTTTAAAATGATCAAGATTTGGATCTAGATTTGTATGATGTACAGATTAACCGGTTAAGATGGATGTATACCTTTGGTTATCTAT from Brassica napus cultivar Da-Ae unplaced genomic scaffold, Da-Ae ScsIHWf_1874;HRSCAF=2515, whole genome shotgun sequence encodes:
- the LOC125599509 gene encoding beta-glucuronosyltransferase GlcAT14C-like isoform X2, whose protein sequence is MALKKLLMISFSLTSLLFSLFYIIPTTTTLFASSKIPTTSLESNQDFNSTLPCFAYLISASKGDVDKLKRLLRSLYHRRNHYLIHLDLEAPEEEHLEMARFVAGEPLFQPEGNVMIVGKPNLVTYRGPTMLATTLHAMALLLRCCRWDWFINLSASDYPLVTQDDLIYAFSELPRDLNFIQHTSRLGWKMFSLDIPIKTVFRILHNRL